GATTCACTAAAATCTCTTCAGCATTGTCTAATTTGTGTTAAACTCATTCATTGAAATCTTAGCTATTAAGCTTTTTAATTCTAGctgtagaaaaaaattgaataaataaagtcaaatatGTAGGTAAATTTAAATTACCATTGGCCaggtggtggtagtagtagtagtaaagaTGTCATctataataattattaagtaCATGTAATAATTAAGTACATGACAACATTATGGAAGATGATCTAAAAGTAAGCTGTGAATCACTTAACTTTAATGGGAATTCCCAGAGGGATCATTCAGTAACCATTTTTAGCTAATGAGTCAAAGCTTCAGGCTAAGCTTCCCAGCAATCAGGACTGACCCATAATGTCCCTTGGGCTCTCAGGTTGTCATAGTTTGCAATCTCATTGGCCACCTTAACCCACAATCCCTTCTTAATGGCTAGATCTGGGCCTCCTTTGTCAGAATGATACTCATAGCAATATATGAATAGTCATACAAAGGGATATGTGCAGAAATGATGGTGGAATTATGCTAGGGGAAATATGAAAGAGAAGTTGTTTTATTGTTAGAAATTTGAAGTTTTCAAGttttcctttgtcattttctGGAGTCATTAAGGGATAAGTGTAAAATACTGTTAAAGTTTAGAAGCATTTTCTGATGTCTTCGGTAGCAGAGGCTTTTGAGGACAGAGCTTACGTATTTCTCTTTATGCACAAAAagtcttttaaatagaaaaagcaatGTCAGTTCACATGATTGGACACTTGTGACACATTTTCTCTCCAGGATATATTCTGCACCAGGAAAACCTAGAAATATGgtaacatttttcttctattctctaaTGGGTTTCTCTGTTCCTGTGCTTCCTGTGTAGGATCCTTTCTTTCTCAATTCCTGCCACTTCCCCTTATTCCCTCATCAGGCACTTGCTTTCTCTTTCAGTTCTCTCATCTTATCTCTGTTCCCCTGGGTTGGATTTTATGGATTCCCTGTTTCTCTCTGACATGGCATTCATTTCTTGACCTGAAATGTTTGGGTCTACTCCTCAAAAtcacctctcttcctccttttgggAAAATTAAATACTTGCATTGgatatgaagaaaatagaatctAATGATTCTTCAGAATTCAGGATTCTTAAGTCTTTACAACTTTTCAAGGTAATTATTTTAGCGTTTGTTTTACATATGGGATAACGGGGACAAGATCTTTTCTATATCTCGCTATATTCAGTGTTTCTGGTGCTGAAAGACCACATTATACCAGAAACGTGGAAGTCCAGGAAAGCTAATACCCGAGAGCTGTCTGTAAGATGTGAGAGAGGATAGGACATGAGTGATAGACTTTGGATATcctgtcattcaaaaatacccTCTTCAAGCACTCCAAATGTATAGGGTCCAGAAACTGATTACATCTTTAATTATAGGCGTTCTCTACAATTATGTATCCTGAGGTATGTGGAAGTTCAGAACAGGGCATGAGACACCGCATTTGGGCAAAATTTGGCAAAATTTTTCGGTACCCCTTATACATCTGCTTTCATGCAAGCACCAAGTGTTCAAATCCCTTACTGATTCCTAATCAGATCTGTTCCCTGTGACTAGTAAGCCCTAGGCTACTATTCTCCtgagtttcattcattcacttactcattcactcattcatgtattcatttttatttgtaaataataccTTTTGAACAATTCCTTCGGGCAAGTTATAATGTTAAGTACTCTTATGTGTCTCTCATCTTAAAAGAAGTTCTCTTGGGCAGCTTTTCTTTAGATATTATCTAGTCAGCTAACTCCATCTAATTGTGATAATGACTGAAAAATAGTGGTAATGTTTTCAGAGCTGTTTCTATTCTAAATTTGGACTCACAGCCTGAACAAACAGAGCATTGAGAATAATGAATTGCAGCACCGGGTAAAAATGTAAGTGATGTTATTTATGTGACCCCTCAACTCTAATACAGTAAACCTATACCTTTGAGGAAGTATGGCTCCTGATAGAGTACAGTCTCCAGGTTTGTCTttcatgaaaatgttcttttatttctaagagaGAAAATTTCCCCAAAGTTTAAGGAATTCCTAGTGTTAGTAACTGGGGACTCCATTTGAAGAGGAGGGACCTTTCTTTTTGCTgccctcaaaaattaaaatgggtgGTTCTCTGTCTGAATTTTATGGTTTGATTCCTTGCTTTTCCAGTATCTTCTGCCAATGATACAGTATTCTCAGGATGAATCCAGATTGCTATAGCTAGAGCTACAGtggtgaacaaaagaaaaaaaatgtactagcATAGAAAATATCCCTACATGACTAGAAGTATTTAGGTTTTTAGAAATAATGCACACAATTtagccttttctttcctcttttagaaATCAAGGGAGAGGTCTGTATCCAACAAATTTTCAAACTCTACCTTAACACTGAATTCTAACCCTGACACTCAAACTTGTCTTCTGGATAATTggatttgacatttttctttaattctatgCTAGTTATTGCTCAGCTAGTTGAGAAGGACAGGTAATGTGGACTTGCTTCCTAAGAATAGCTTTAATTCTGGGTGTTGTTTGGATTAATAATGGGAGAGAAATCCTAAGTCCTTTGAGAAATTGAATGTGCCAGTCTTGCAGTATGAATGCAAGAGATAGAGGAGGACATGCAGGGTCAAGATGGTATAGTCATTGGTGTTGAAGAGTTATTCTGAGTATATGGTTATAATCTGGGTTGTCAGCCCAAAGTAGGAACAAAGGGCTAAACTTTGGAAAGTTAGTAGGCAGTctttatttgcaaatggcataagGACACAGACAGGAGCTGAATCTGAATAGATAACACTGACTGGGGATAGAGATGATGACCAGCATATGTCCACAGTTTCTTTTGATCAGTTATATAGCATCTGGGATATCTCTATGCTACCTTTTTTCTAactcatttcctttctccttattCTGCAAATGTCTAGCCACGACTCCTCTTCAGTTTCCGTTAATGacccatttaaatatttattgaaaaaatatgagCCATTAGATGGGAACTGCTTCCTTCCCAACATCACATCTGTGCGTGTTTGATGGATGAAGTAAACCTGCTCCCATGTAAGGACATGCTATGCTTTTGCTCTGCAACCCAGCTGCTCTCAGAGACACTATTTCTGCAGTTATCTCTTCCTCCTGCAGTTTCTCCCTCTCTACTGCATTATTATCAAGAGTTTACAAAACATCCCCCAGTtgctttaataataaaacaacaacaacaaataaatttGAAGCCAttaaagaaagaacaataaaagTGGACAGGGAGTTGATTTAAGGTTGTaattatgtagaaaaaaattattgcagATTTTAGGAAATCTAGAGACTCAGGGAAGTTTACCATTTCAGAACATAAATTTTTGAGTAGGCATGAAACTGACTGGAGAAGAACATTGAAACCCTTGAACGACATAAGAAGAGGATTTAActgatttatttcttctattccaaagaaaatattgaagGCAATGAGAAACCACAGTGTTGTTTCTGAGTTCATTCTCCTTGGGCTGTCTGCTGACCCCCAGATCCAGGCTCTGCTCTTTATGCTGTTCCTTGTTATTTACCTCCTGACCCTGATGGGGAACCTGCTACTGCTGCTGGTGATTAGAGCTGATTCTCACCTTCACagccccatgtacttcttcctgggACAGTTGTCCTTCCTGGATCTCTGCCACTCCTCTGTCACTGTGCCCAAGCTTTTGGAGAACCTTCTGTCTGAGAAGAAAACCATCTCAGTAGAGGGCTGCCTCGCTCAGGTCTTCTTTGTGTTTGCCACTGGGGGCACTGAATCCTGCCTACTTGCtgtcatggcctatgaccgctatgttgCCATCAGCTCCCCTCTGCTCTATGGCCAGATGATGAACAGACCACTGTGTATGGGGCTGGTTTGGGGCTCATGGAGCTTAGCTTTTCTGGATGCTCTTATCAATATCCTTGTAGCTCTCAATTTAGACTTCTGTGAGGCTCAGAATATACACCACTTCAGCTGTGAGCTGCCATCTCTCTACCCTTTGTCTTGCTCTGATGTGTCTGCAAGTTTTACTGCCCTGCTCTGCTCCAGCCTCCTGCATTTCTTTGGAAATTTCCTCCTGatatttttctcctatgttcGCATTTTATCCACCATCCTGAGCATCAGTTCTACCACAGGCAGAAGCAAggccttctccacctgctcctcccacctcacTGCAGTGATCTTCTTTTATGGCTCAGGGTTACTCCGTTATCTCATGCCAAATTCAGGATCCACTCAAGAGTTAATCTTTTCCTTGCAGTATAGCGTGGTCACTCCTATGCTGAATCCTCTCATCTATAGCCTGAAGAACAAAGAGGTGAAGGCAGCTGTGagaagaattttgagaaaatgtgTCTAGTATTATAATTAATAGACTACAAAATCAGAATGATGAGGGGAGAAACTGAATAGAACTGCAATAAGTAGTGCCTGAATATTAAGGAGAATTTTCTGATATCAGGACCTGCAAGATATcttgcattttttctttaaaatggttaagaaaatGTGGAGTTATTTTCCTGGTGTGATAGTAGGTCTGTCCTAGCCAGAGGAAAATGGATGGATGAACCTCTTGTCTTATAGTTTTTCTtacaaaaatctttaatttattacAGTATGGTAAACAGAATGGTAAACTTTGTTATTGCCTGCTTACATTATCTTTACCATTCTTCCAGTAATTAAATTCCATGTGTTCAGTATAGTTCCAGAGAGACTGTTAAGCATGGTGTCCCTAAATCCTCTTCCCAACCCCACTCCTTATTTGCTCATTCTTCCTGGCACAGTGGCTGATATAGGAATGAGCATATGGTCAGTGCTAGACTATCCACTCCCTTAGGAATTTTAATCTTCAGAATAGattcagagaggcagaggtaagTCTTTCTGTTTGCAGCACTCTGATAGCCTATCCCAGTGCCCCTGATGATAAGACCACTACTGTTATCCTAGATTCTACACTTTTAAGGCAGATTGATAAACATGAATTATATTAAAAGCACATGATTAGATATTTGCATCgtgtcaggcactgtgttaagaattttacatgcattatcccATTTAAATATCACAACAAATGCTTTAGGTAAATACTTCAGTTATCCTTGTTTCAGAGAAGAGGAGGTGGATTCAGAGAGGTAAGTGGTGGGGATGGAATTTGGAACCGAACAGACTCATCCCAAAACCTGTTTTCTTTACCATCTTGACACACTGACTATCCCTTTGGTGCTGTGAGCTACCCCAGACCCAGTTCATGAATTGTCGCTTTAAtgctttattattgttgttttgttttatttcacttaagtAAGTCAGAATTAGATTCTGTCATTTGCAAGGAAAAGACctaaaagatacacacacacacacacacacacacacacacacacacagagacatatacTGCAATTGAATTGCAGGTATAGACCTCCAAGAACAATTGGGATATTTGAAATTGTTTATTGGACCTAGGTGTGTCCAATAGAGACTATATAACATTTGTTTATCTAGCTTCAAACCATTTACCTAATGGTCAATTAGGTAAGACCTAATTGTGAGAGAAAGACCCTGCTTGACAAGTAGCTCTGCCACTCAGCCCTAATAGTGCTACAGAAATGGTGGAATGTGAGAGAATAAATGCTGCACGGTGCCTATAACAAACTCTAGAAAGAAACCAACAGAATTTCAACAAAGGCCCCTTAGATCTTGAAATGCAATTGTAGAATTACTGGGAAGGAGATTTGGGAGATTAAAACTATCAtgtcaaaaattaattattaCTTCTTTCTCAAATTACCTTTTAGTTTTTACTTACCCTTCACTTTTTACTCCTCAGTAGCAGCAAATATAAACTCAAAGAGATTAAGGGCATTTTTTGGCAATCTTTGCTACTTTTTCAAGGATGTAAAATAGTTTCAAACATGCATGTTGCACAGTAAATGTATTTTGATTGTGTAAATTATGGgcagagaaacaaaatatataggaTGAATTTTCACGAGAGGTATTCCACTGCCAAAGCAGTTTGAAATAATTATGAATAGAATAGGCTACCATGTGAATGCCAGTCTTTTCCTTCCTGGTGAGCCTAGTTTTGGCCCACAAATTTGCTAACAGTGTGGCCATGGCTGGGCATGGTGGTTATGCAAAGGTTCGGCAACACTTTGATTCACCAAAACTATTCTACTGTTGCCATTGGCGAAACTTATTTTGATAAAGGTCACACACAAATTTTGTTAGATACATTATCAGataccttctctttttttgttgtttttattctgaACTAAAAATTCAATTACATTTACTACTTGGTTATTTCTAGTACATATGAATTTTGTGATATGTTCTATACTAAGCTTGTATTTGTTGACTTTGTTGAACTTCCTAGTTCTAATGGCTTGTTTATAGacattattagatttttaaattacatttattaaaattacattttaattattttatctcaaataaaagcaaataatttatttcttttaccattttctatttctaatttttatgtatttcatttttatttttattatttttaaattaaaaattttctttttgtatatagtTGACACAgaatgctatattagtttcaggtctacaacacagtgatttaacTTCTTTATGTGTTATGCTATGCTCTTCACAAGtttagctgccatctgtcaccatacagcgcTATTACAAGAACACTGACATATTCCCTATACTGTGCCATTTATTCCCAGAATGTATTCCTTCCATAATTGGAAGTCCATTtgtatcttcctctctctttcactcattttgcccatcccctggcccccctcccctctggcaaccaccagtttttttctctgtatttataggtctgattctgctttttgttatttgcttttttctttttagattctacTCATGAGTAAATctagtgtttgtttttctcagtgtgtcagtttcacttagcataatacccactggtttcatccatgttgtcccaaatgaaatgatttcatcctttttatggctgtaacatttgtatacacacacacacacacacacacatcatcatcatcatcatctttatccactcatctgttgatgaacacttaggttgcttgactattattataaatagtgctgtaataaatataggggtacatatatctttttgaattagtgtttttattttccttgggtggatactcagtagtggaattattgagTCATatggtatctctatttttaattttttggaggaAATTCTATCCTCCAAAaagtttttcatagtggctgcaccagtttatattcctaTTAACAGTGTGCAAgcgttcctttttctccacatcctggacaacacttgttatttcttgtgttttttattttagtcattctgacaggtgtaaagtaGTTATCtgcttgtggttttgatttgcgtttcactgataattagtgattttgagcatcttttcatgtgtcttggccatatgtatgtcttatttagaaaaatatctattcaggtcctctgcccatttttaatcggtttgttttttggtgctgagttgtatatatatttcatttttaaagttaattcagTGGCCAGAATCTCTCCTACAAACATCTTTTTATTGGGATCAGTGAGAAACttatgtttgttctgtttttgatCAATACCtttaacttaattattttctaattctattttgCTAGGAATTGGtgtaaaattttatcaaatgccttttctgtttcCATTGAAGACTAGGactcttttgtttatttactaaTATATAATGTCTGTCACATAGGCatgcaataaatacatattgaataaaaaataaattcattgcaATAgtcatatggttttatttttttaagtttttatttaagttttttattttaaaaaaatttattttatttttaaggttttattttttttaagtttttatttaagtttttatttaagttttaagtttttttttaagtttttatttaaggtgtaaaatttagtgattcaacacttacagaCAACACTTAGTGCTCCTTACAACTTAATCCCCAACAACTATTTCATCCATCTCCCTACCTCCATCCCCACTCTTCTGcttaccatcagtttgttctgttaagaatttgtttcttggtttgcctctcttttttctttcttctttgctcatttgtttttttttcttaaaccctgcatatgagtgaaatcatataatatttgtgtttctctggttgacttattttgcttggcattatactctctagctccatccattatgttgcaaatggcaagatttaattttttatgggtgaataatattccattgtatgtatataccatatcttctttatccattcatctgtcacttgagctgcttccatagtttggctattagaaacaatgctgcaataaacataggggtgcatgttcccctttgaattagtgtttttgtattttttgggtaaatatccagtagtgtgattactagatTGTAGGGGATATCCACTGTCATCACTtatattcaacatagcactaaaagtcctagccacagcaattagacaacaaaaagaaaaaagaagacatctaagttggaaaggaagaagttaacttttactatttgcagatgacatgatactctatatagaaaacccaaaagactccactccaaaattgctagaactgataacacaaattcagtgaagttgcaggatacaaaataaatgtacaaaaatctgttgcctTTCTATACACTTCTATACAAATCTGTATATTTTCTATACACTAttaagaagcagaaagagaagtcaaggaatcaatctcatttaccattgcatcaaaaaccataagatatttaggaataaacttaaccaaagaggtaaaagatctgtactctgaaaactataaaacactcatGAAACAAATTGAAGATAGCACAAAggatagaaaaacattccatgctcatggattggaagaataaatattgttaaaatgtttgtaGTGCCTgaagtaatctacacatttaatgcaatccctatcaaaataccacagcatttttcatagagctagaacaaacaatcctaaattttattttttaaaatactaaattgtATAAGTAGGTGTTCTGGtattgaattatttttgcatTACTGAAATCTCCCTTTAGGTGGAATTGTAAAGACTGAATTAGCTTTCGCCAATATTTAGGAATCTCCCATTTATGGTCATAAATGAGatagtataatttttttcttacattcatCTGATCTTGTCTTTTCAGTAGCTTTATTGAGATTATGTTTCACACGTCACAAGGTCACCTATTCAAAGCATACTATTCAGGTTACAGTAGTGGGGTATGGACCAAGTCCCCTACCTCATCCCAGTCATCAGGGGCACCCTCAGGGAAAGGCTGCTGTCAGAGAAGCTCAGGCACTACTGCTGACTTGGAAACTCTCAAACCTGTTTGCTGAGGAGCAAGGCTCTGCTGAGGAGCTGCAGCAGTAGAAGGCTGCTGAGCCCCTGGTGGGGCAGGTGCTAACCCATAGGTGAGGTGGGTCTGCCTTGGAACTTCAAGCCATTGCCCAAGCCCCAGCAAGACTTGGACAGAACCAGTAGACCCACACTCAAGCAGACTACTTCATATCATTTCCAGTCAACTCTTGTTCCCCACTTGTTAATGACTGAACTGCTTTTTCCGCTATAGATTAGTCTTGCCTTTACAAAATATcacataaacagaatcatacagcATGATCACTGTAtgaaagtatttgtctttctctctctgacttatttcacttagcataatgccctcaaggtgcatccatgttgtcacCAGTGACACACAAATGACATGACCTTAGATGACACATTAGGCCAGAAATGCATAATCAtatccacaatgagatatcatctcctACCTGTTGgaatgactagtatcaaaaagacaagaggaacatgtggctggcttagttggtagtatgcaactgttgatcttggggattgtgagttcaagtcctacttaaaaataaaataaaatagataagtgttgtcaaggatgtggagaaaagggaacccttatgcactggaGTGTGAAAAAAAATAGTGCAGTCACTATGGCAGATAGTGTGGATGGCAATTGCTCAAAAGAATTAAACAGTTCTCATGattcagcaatcctacttctgattatataccccaaagaattgaaagtaggtgcttgaacagatatttctatACCCATGtacatagcagcattattcataatagccaaaagttCGAAGCAACCCAATATTTgtccataaatgaataaataaaatctggatgtacataaaattgaaaattcttcagccttgaaaaagaaggaaattctaacacATCCAACAACATGAATGTACCTTGAGGActttatgctcagtgaaataaaccagtaCATATAAGGTACCTagaaaagtcaaattcatagggACAAATGGGATAATGTTAGTtgccagagacagagaaaggggagaatcaggaattattgtttaatgggtgtACAGTTCCAGTTTggtaagatgaaaaagttctggagatgagtggtgatgatggttgcacaactatgtgaatgtacttaatgtcactgaaccatacttttaaaaatgattacaatgttaaaaaaaaaaaagctttgatttCAGAGTCACCAGAATATGCTTtactataaatttatatttatttatcctgcttgATGTTAATAATACACTTTACAATGAATAGAATATGTCCTTATGGAAAATTCTCcagttattcaaatatttattctctatCATTCATTTGCCTTTTGGAATTTTTGGACAGCTCATTAGGGCTCTATAATATAAGCAATTTCTCAACctattttttgtctcttaaatgctctcttttttatgttttatttttctgtgttatgTTCTGAGGGAATTTCATAGTTCTATCTTCAAAATCACCCATTAATTTATAACCAAAATAGTATACAGATTATTCCAtccattatagttttaattttaatgagaacaattttaaaaatacctaataatttatcttaatagctgtttgattttgtttcattttgccttaatttttcagaattcttttttttagataataaatttattttt
Above is a window of Canis lupus baileyi chromosome 25, mCanLup2.hap1, whole genome shotgun sequence DNA encoding:
- the LOC140616808 gene encoding olfactory receptor 8S1-like, with amino-acid sequence MRNHSVVSEFILLGLSADPQIQALLFMLFLVIYLLTLMGNLLLLLVIRADSHLHSPMYFFLGQLSFLDLCHSSVTVPKLLENLLSEKKTISVEGCLAQVFFVFATGGTESCLLAVMAYDRYVAISSPLLYGQMMNRPLCMGLVWGSWSLAFLDALINILVALNLDFCEAQNIHHFSCELPSLYPLSCSDVSASFTALLCSSLLHFFGNFLLIFFSYVRILSTILSISSTTGRSKAFSTCSSHLTAVIFFYGSGLLRYLMPNSGSTQELIFSLQYSVVTPMLNPLIYSLKNKEVKAAVRRILRKCV